One genomic region from Pseudoduganella dura encodes:
- the pmbA gene encoding metalloprotease PmbA yields MSESHFTHSQDQLKQIARDVLGYARETGGTDAAVEISEGSGLSVSVRKGKIETIEQNKDKGLGITVFVGQKRGNASTSDFSTASLRATVEAAFNIARFTADDEAAGLAEEELLERDPRDLELFYPWPITTEEAVVLAQRAEAAGFAVDPRVTNSEGAGVHVQQSHFVSANSRGFIGGYPYSRHTISATPIAGKGANMQRDDWYSSVRDPSKLATPESIGRYAAERALARLNARQITTRTCPVLFEAPLAAGLLGAFVQATSGGALYRKSTFLLDTLGQQVFPDHVQVTEDPHVVGGIGSAPFDEEGVRTQYRDVVKDGILQGYFLSTYTARKLGMKTTGNAGGSHNLALTSSLTQPEDDFAGMLRKMGTGLLVTELMGQGTNYVTGDYSRGASGFWVENGIIQYPVEEITIAGNMKDMLREIVAIGNDVLIRGTKQTGSILLEKMVVAGN; encoded by the coding sequence ATGAGCGAATCGCATTTCACCCACAGCCAGGACCAGTTGAAACAGATCGCGCGAGACGTATTGGGTTACGCGCGCGAGACCGGCGGCACCGATGCCGCCGTCGAGATCAGCGAGGGCAGCGGGCTGTCGGTATCGGTTCGCAAGGGCAAGATCGAAACGATCGAGCAGAACAAGGACAAGGGCCTGGGCATCACCGTCTTCGTCGGCCAGAAGCGCGGCAACGCGTCGACGTCCGACTTTTCCACCGCTTCGCTGCGCGCCACCGTGGAAGCGGCGTTCAACATCGCCCGCTTCACGGCGGACGACGAAGCGGCCGGCCTGGCGGAAGAGGAATTGCTCGAGCGCGATCCGCGCGACCTGGAACTGTTCTACCCGTGGCCCATCACCACCGAGGAAGCGGTCGTGCTGGCGCAGCGCGCCGAGGCGGCCGGCTTCGCGGTCGATCCGCGCGTGACCAACAGCGAAGGCGCCGGCGTGCACGTGCAGCAGTCGCACTTCGTCTCGGCCAACTCGCGCGGCTTCATCGGCGGCTACCCGTATTCGCGCCACACCATCTCGGCCACGCCGATCGCCGGCAAGGGCGCCAACATGCAGCGCGACGACTGGTACAGCTCGGTGCGCGATCCGAGCAAACTGGCCACGCCGGAATCGATCGGCCGCTATGCGGCGGAGCGCGCGCTGGCCCGCCTGAACGCGCGCCAGATCACCACGCGCACCTGCCCGGTGCTGTTCGAGGCACCGCTGGCCGCCGGCCTGCTGGGCGCGTTCGTGCAAGCCACGTCGGGCGGCGCGCTGTACCGCAAGTCCACGTTCCTGCTCGATACGCTCGGCCAGCAGGTCTTCCCGGACCACGTGCAGGTCACCGAGGACCCACACGTGGTCGGCGGCATCGGTTCGGCGCCGTTCGACGAGGAAGGCGTGCGCACCCAGTACCGCGACGTGGTCAAGGACGGCATCCTGCAGGGCTATTTCCTGTCCACGTACACGGCCCGCAAGCTGGGCATGAAGACCACCGGCAATGCCGGCGGCTCGCACAACCTGGCGCTGACGTCCTCGCTCACGCAGCCGGAAGACGATTTCGCCGGCATGCTCAGGAAAATGGGCACGGGCCTGCTGGTCACCGAACTGATGGGGCAGGGCACCAACTACGTGACGGGCGATTACTCGCGCGGCGCGTCCGGCTTCTGGGTCGAGAACGGCATCATCCAGTACCCGGTCGAGGAAATCACCATCGCCGGCAACATGAAGGACATGCTGCGCGAGATCGTGGCCATCGGCAACGACGTGCTGATCCGTGGCACGAAGCAGACAGGTTCGATCCTTCTGGAGAAGATGGTGGTCGCCGGTAACTGA
- a CDS encoding TRAP transporter substrate-binding protein codes for MERRRFIAKAAAGAGAGIIAAPAIAQSQPTITWRLASSFPKSLDTIFGASDTFTRRISQLTNGKFTIRSFAAGEIVPGLQVLDAVQAGTVECGHSASYYYFGKDATFAFDCAVPFGLTSRQHTAWYDQGGGRELMRAFFKDYNIVNFLGGNSGTQMGGWFRKEIKSLADLKGTKMRVAGFAGKVLERLGVVPQQLAGGDIYPALEKGTIDAAEWVGPYDDEKLGFFKVAPFYYAPGWWEPSASFSFYVNIKDWEKLPKDYQAAVEVATYEAHVAMQAEYDVKNPTALARLLKNGVKLRTWPRDTMDACYKTATAVMEEEASKNAKFRKVYDPWKRFRQDQNQWASVAEAPIQNYLISAGRGK; via the coding sequence ATGGAACGTCGACGCTTCATTGCGAAGGCTGCCGCGGGCGCCGGTGCGGGCATCATCGCCGCACCGGCCATCGCACAGTCCCAGCCCACCATCACCTGGCGCCTCGCCTCGAGCTTTCCCAAGTCGCTGGACACGATCTTCGGCGCATCCGATACCTTCACCCGCCGCATTTCCCAGCTCACCAACGGCAAGTTCACCATCCGCTCGTTCGCGGCGGGCGAGATCGTGCCCGGCCTGCAGGTGCTCGACGCCGTGCAGGCCGGCACCGTCGAGTGCGGCCACAGCGCCTCCTACTATTACTTCGGCAAGGACGCCACCTTCGCTTTCGACTGCGCGGTGCCGTTCGGCCTCACGTCGCGCCAGCATACGGCGTGGTACGACCAGGGCGGCGGGCGCGAACTGATGCGCGCCTTTTTCAAGGACTACAACATCGTCAATTTCCTCGGCGGGAATTCCGGCACGCAGATGGGCGGCTGGTTCCGCAAGGAGATCAAGTCGCTGGCCGACCTGAAAGGCACCAAGATGCGCGTGGCCGGTTTCGCCGGCAAGGTGCTCGAACGCCTCGGCGTGGTGCCGCAGCAGCTGGCCGGCGGCGACATCTACCCGGCGCTGGAGAAGGGCACGATCGATGCCGCCGAATGGGTGGGGCCGTACGACGATGAAAAGCTCGGCTTCTTCAAGGTGGCGCCGTTCTACTACGCGCCGGGGTGGTGGGAGCCGTCGGCCTCGTTCTCGTTCTACGTGAACATCAAGGATTGGGAAAAGCTGCCGAAGGATTACCAGGCCGCCGTCGAAGTGGCCACCTACGAGGCGCACGTCGCGATGCAGGCCGAGTACGACGTGAAGAACCCCACCGCGCTGGCGCGGCTGCTGAAGAACGGCGTCAAGCTGCGCACCTGGCCGCGCGACACGATGGATGCCTGCTACAAGACCGCCACCGCCGTGATGGAGGAGGAAGCATCGAAGAACGCCAAATTCCGCAAGGTGTACGACCCGTGGAAAAGGTTCCGGCAAGACCAGAACCAGTGGGCCTCGGTGGCCGAGGCGCCGATCCAGAATTACCTGATCAGCGCGGGGCGGGGCAAATGA